In Chloroflexia bacterium SDU3-3, one DNA window encodes the following:
- a CDS encoding DsbA family oxidoreductase, producing MKIEIWSDVVCPWCYIGKRRFESALGQFAHRDDVQVVWRSFELDPGSQRRSPGTLDELLARKLGRSTEQAAAMNAHVSALAAKEGLDYHLDRAQHGNTFDAHRLIHLAERHGLQAEAKERLLKAYFTEGAAIGDAEALAALADELGLPADEVRETLAGTAFADEVRADERRAQALGISGVPAFVINERYLISGAQEPQVLLSALEQIWAESHPLTPLATPAGAGMCDDESCAV from the coding sequence ATGAAGATAGAGATCTGGTCGGATGTGGTGTGCCCGTGGTGCTACATCGGCAAGCGCCGCTTCGAGAGCGCGCTGGGGCAGTTCGCCCACCGCGACGATGTGCAGGTGGTGTGGCGCAGCTTCGAGCTAGACCCCGGCTCGCAGAGGCGCTCGCCCGGCACGCTGGATGAGCTGCTGGCCCGCAAGCTGGGCCGCAGCACCGAGCAGGCCGCCGCCATGAACGCCCACGTGAGCGCGCTGGCCGCCAAAGAGGGGCTAGACTACCACCTCGATCGCGCCCAGCACGGCAACACCTTCGACGCCCACCGCCTCATCCACCTGGCCGAGCGCCACGGCCTCCAGGCCGAGGCCAAGGAGCGCCTGCTGAAGGCCTACTTCACCGAGGGCGCCGCCATCGGCGACGCCGAGGCCCTGGCCGCGCTGGCCGACGAGCTGGGCCTGCCCGCCGACGAGGTGCGCGAGACCCTGGCGGGCACCGCCTTCGCCGACGAGGTGCGCGCCGACGAGCGCCGCGCCCAGGCGCTGGGTATCAGCGGCGTGCCAGCCTTCGTGATCAACGAGCGCTACCTGATCTCGGGCGCGCAGGAGCCCCAGGTGCTGCTGAGCGCCCTTGAGCAGATCTGGGCCGAGTCGCACCCGCTCACCCCGCTGGCCACCCCCGCCGGGGCAGGCATGTGCGACGACGAGAGCTGCGCAGTGTAG
- a CDS encoding DMT family transporter: protein MGVLFGLLAALGWGGADFLVAQVSRRMGILQALLLIQLAGLVAIVLVLAVRFGVPAASAGVWAQAAGLAALNMVCTVLLYRSYAIGTLSIVSPITSGFAVVTALLALASGERPNGLALLGALLLVGGVTVVARGQGGPRLGLRSLMAPGTPEAVGAAVGYGVYFWGLDFVTPSLGIVWPVLLARIVSFGSVALWMLHRQIAPVRPPRAVLPLVLGCAVFDTVAFLAFNSGLGSADTTIVTALSSLFSAITVLLAWVVSRERLASYQWAGVGIILAGVLLVSI, encoded by the coding sequence ATGGGCGTGCTGTTCGGGCTGCTGGCCGCGCTCGGCTGGGGCGGGGCCGACTTTCTGGTGGCGCAGGTCTCGCGGCGCATGGGCATCCTGCAGGCGCTGCTGCTCATCCAGCTGGCCGGGCTGGTGGCTATCGTGCTGGTGCTGGCGGTGCGCTTTGGGGTGCCCGCCGCCAGCGCGGGCGTGTGGGCGCAGGCGGCGGGGCTGGCCGCGCTGAACATGGTGTGCACGGTGCTGCTGTACCGCTCGTACGCCATCGGCACGCTCTCGATCGTGTCGCCGATTACCTCGGGGTTTGCGGTGGTCACGGCGCTGCTGGCGCTGGCCTCGGGCGAGCGCCCGAACGGGCTGGCGCTGCTGGGCGCGCTGCTGCTGGTGGGCGGCGTTACCGTGGTGGCGCGCGGCCAGGGCGGGCCGCGCCTGGGGCTGCGCAGCCTGATGGCCCCCGGCACGCCCGAGGCGGTGGGCGCGGCGGTGGGATATGGCGTATACTTCTGGGGTCTCGATTTTGTCACGCCGTCGCTGGGGATCGTGTGGCCGGTGCTGCTGGCCCGCATTGTGTCGTTTGGCAGCGTGGCGCTGTGGATGCTGCACCGGCAGATCGCGCCGGTGCGCCCGCCGCGCGCGGTGCTGCCGCTGGTGCTGGGCTGCGCCGTGTTCGACACGGTGGCCTTCCTGGCCTTCAACAGCGGGCTGGGCAGCGCCGACACCACCATCGTCACCGCGCTCTCCTCGCTGTTCAGCGCCATCACGGTGCTGCTGGCCTGGGTGGTCTCGCGCGAGCGGCTGGCGAGCTATCAGTGGGCGGGCGTCGGGATCATTTTAGCGGGGGTGCTGCTGGTGAGCATCTAG
- a CDS encoding SulP family inorganic anion transporter, which produces MMFAWRSLPFVKAIESEFAGYSRGTLRRDVLAGLTVGAVALPLALAFGVASGADAAAGVVTAIIAGVVIALFGGAAFQISGPTGAMSAILIGLSARYGLAGVWAASLMAGVFLLLLGLFRFGRYIAFIPTPVITGFTSGIALIIAIGQIDEVLGVPAPHAEGALGALWAFIAHPPAPDVRALALALIVAASMILLPKLTKAVPGSLVGIALATLVSAAAGWDVKSIGSIPSTILLDSRLSFGSIPWANMGDLLLPAISIAALAAIESLLCASVGATMTGQPIDSNQELIGQGIGNIIIPFFGGVPATAAIARTSVGIKSGGQTRVVSLVHAVVLLLSALVLGQVIGKIPVAALGGVLMVTAWRMNEWEALRFFAKARIKHALIGVIVTMLATVALDLTQAILIGISISALIYLRQSARSLEVSVEPVDPERLRARGVKLGAKSDQIAVMYLTGPIFFGSVTMMMDALRQSHSQGVMILSMRGVPLIDVMGVQALERVVHEQRAHGGDVFLSGVQPNVHEMLGRTGLLKELGENHLFWSADLAIAAACGQYQTA; this is translated from the coding sequence ATGATGTTCGCATGGCGTAGCCTGCCCTTCGTCAAGGCCATTGAGAGCGAGTTCGCAGGCTACTCGCGCGGGACGCTGCGGCGCGATGTGTTGGCCGGGCTGACGGTGGGCGCGGTGGCGCTGCCGCTGGCGCTGGCCTTCGGGGTGGCCAGCGGGGCCGATGCCGCCGCCGGCGTGGTGACGGCGATCATCGCCGGTGTGGTGATCGCGCTGTTCGGCGGGGCGGCCTTCCAGATCAGCGGGCCGACCGGGGCCATGTCGGCCATCCTGATCGGCCTCTCGGCGCGCTACGGCCTGGCGGGCGTGTGGGCGGCCAGCCTGATGGCGGGCGTGTTTCTGCTGCTGCTGGGGCTGTTTCGCTTTGGCCGCTACATCGCCTTCATCCCCACGCCGGTGATCACTGGCTTCACCAGCGGCATCGCGCTGATCATCGCGATCGGCCAGATCGACGAGGTTCTGGGCGTGCCCGCGCCGCACGCCGAGGGCGCGCTGGGCGCGCTGTGGGCCTTCATCGCGCACCCGCCCGCGCCGGATGTGCGCGCCCTGGCCCTGGCGCTGATCGTGGCCGCCAGCATGATCCTGCTGCCCAAGCTCACCAAGGCTGTGCCCGGCTCGCTGGTGGGCATCGCGCTGGCCACGCTGGTGTCGGCGGCGGCGGGCTGGGATGTGAAGAGCATCGGCAGCATCCCCAGCACCATCCTGCTGGATAGCCGCCTGAGCTTCGGCAGTATCCCCTGGGCCAACATGGGCGATCTGCTGTTGCCCGCCATCTCGATCGCGGCGCTGGCCGCGATCGAGAGCCTGCTGTGCGCCTCGGTGGGCGCGACGATGACGGGCCAGCCGATCGACAGCAACCAGGAGCTGATCGGCCAGGGCATCGGCAACATCATCATCCCGTTCTTCGGCGGCGTGCCCGCCACGGCGGCGATCGCCCGCACCAGCGTGGGCATCAAGAGCGGCGGCCAGACGCGGGTGGTGAGCCTGGTGCACGCGGTGGTGCTGCTGCTCAGCGCGCTGGTGCTGGGCCAGGTCATCGGCAAGATCCCGGTGGCGGCGCTGGGCGGCGTGCTGATGGTGACGGCCTGGCGCATGAACGAGTGGGAGGCCCTGCGCTTCTTTGCCAAGGCCCGCATCAAGCACGCCCTGATCGGCGTGATCGTGACCATGCTGGCCACCGTTGCGCTCGACCTGACCCAGGCCATCCTGATCGGCATCTCGATCTCGGCCCTGATCTACCTGCGCCAGTCGGCTCGCAGCCTAGAGGTGAGCGTGGAGCCGGTGGACCCCGAGCGGCTGCGGGCGCGCGGCGTGAAGCTGGGCGCGAAGTCTGATCAGATCGCCGTGATGTACCTGACCGGGCCGATCTTCTTCGGCAGCGTGACCATGATGATGGATGCGCTGCGGCAGTCCCACTCCCAGGGCGTGATGATCCTGAGCATGCGCGGCGTACCGCTGATCGATGTGATGGGCGTGCAGGCCCTGGAGCGCGTGGTGCACGAGCAGCGGGCGCACGGCGGCGACGTGTTCCTGAGCGGGGTGCAGCCGAACGTGCACGAGATGCTGGGCCGCACCGGCCTGCTGAAGGAGCTGGGCGAGAATCACCTGTTCTGGAGCGCCGACCTGGCGATCGCCGCCGCGTGCGGCCAGTATCAGACGGCCTAG
- a CDS encoding methyltransferase domain-containing protein — translation MEIKDVKESVQNQFGAVASNYATSTVHVGGPDLTAMLAAIPLRGDERVLDAGCGAGHTAMAFAPKVAEVVGCDLTIAMLAQAKRLAAERGLANVAFERGDVERLPYPDASFDLVTSRYSAHHYPHPQAALREFARVLRPGGALLLVDVVAPEAPASDTFLNAIELLRDPSHVRDHSVSQWLAMCGAAGLRAEQAGAWPLRLEFESWVARMNTPFLAITQLRAMIDGATHEVRDALSFALGDYSFSVPTALIRAVRG, via the coding sequence ATGGAGATCAAAGACGTCAAAGAGTCGGTTCAGAACCAGTTCGGCGCGGTCGCTTCCAACTACGCGACCAGCACGGTGCACGTGGGCGGCCCCGACCTGACGGCCATGCTGGCGGCCATCCCGCTGCGCGGCGATGAGCGGGTGCTGGATGCGGGCTGCGGCGCTGGCCACACCGCCATGGCGTTTGCGCCCAAGGTGGCCGAGGTGGTGGGCTGCGACCTGACCATCGCGATGCTGGCCCAGGCCAAGCGGCTGGCCGCCGAGCGCGGGCTGGCCAACGTGGCCTTCGAGCGCGGCGATGTGGAGCGCCTGCCCTACCCCGACGCCTCGTTCGACCTGGTGACCTCGCGCTACAGCGCCCACCACTACCCCCACCCCCAGGCGGCGCTGCGCGAGTTCGCCCGCGTGCTGCGCCCCGGCGGCGCGCTGCTGCTGGTGGATGTGGTGGCCCCCGAGGCCCCCGCCAGCGACACCTTCCTGAACGCCATCGAGCTGCTGCGCGACCCCAGCCACGTGCGCGATCACTCGGTGTCGCAGTGGCTGGCTATGTGTGGCGCGGCGGGCCTGCGCGCCGAGCAGGCCGGGGCCTGGCCGCTGCGGCTGGAGTTCGAGTCGTGGGTGGCGCGCATGAACACGCCGTTTCTGGCCATCACCCAGCTGCGCGCCATGATCGATGGGGCCACCCACGAGGTGCGCGACGCGCTCTCCTTCGCCCTGGGCGACTACTCGTTCAGCGTGCCCACCGCGCTCATCCGCGCCGTGCGCGGCTAG
- a CDS encoding DinB family protein — translation MQAQAASGPRYGMMPPNTNCSKGGIMEDDLRHATLDLLVPLAEATAKEVHDLFGTLSAADLNWKPSPDEWSVGQCLDHLIISTRIYFPILDQVIAGQHRPTFIERIPVLPDKLGPILIKALTPGSATATKTSAALEPSASAIAPKIALTFLRIQAQLIALMQGSADPRVQRTVITSPIMPLITYRVIDMYRFTLAHQQLHVIQAQRVLEQLRAPAQPTESAAA, via the coding sequence ATGCAAGCGCAAGCCGCCTCGGGGCCGCGCTATGGTATGATGCCCCCCAACACCAACTGTAGCAAAGGGGGGATCATGGAAGACGACCTGCGCCACGCCACGCTCGATCTGCTTGTGCCGCTGGCCGAGGCCACCGCCAAAGAGGTCCACGACCTGTTTGGCACGCTCTCCGCCGCCGACCTGAACTGGAAGCCTAGCCCCGACGAGTGGAGCGTGGGGCAGTGCCTCGACCACCTGATCATCTCGACCCGCATCTACTTCCCCATCCTCGACCAGGTGATCGCCGGGCAGCACCGCCCCACCTTCATCGAGCGCATCCCCGTGCTGCCCGACAAGCTCGGCCCCATCCTGATCAAGGCGCTCACCCCCGGCAGCGCCACCGCGACCAAGACATCGGCGGCCCTTGAGCCGAGCGCCAGCGCGATCGCCCCCAAGATCGCCCTGACCTTCCTGCGCATCCAGGCCCAGCTGATCGCCCTGATGCAAGGCAGCGCCGACCCGCGCGTCCAGCGCACCGTGATCACATCGCCGATCATGCCGCTGATCACCTACCGCGTGATCGACATGTACCGCTTCACCCTGGCCCACCAGCAGCTGCATGTTATCCAGGCCCAGCGCGTGCTGGAGCAGCTGCGCGCCCCTGCCCAGCCCACCGAGTCAGCGGCGGCGTAG
- a CDS encoding glucose 1-dehydrogenase, translated as MGQLEGKVALVTGASSGIGLAAAMAMAQEGAKVVLASRGQQAGLAAAEQIRAAGGEATWFQADVAQAAQVEAMVAFTLATYGRLDCAFNNGGSGGGGGWLAEQQEGDWNATIDGFLKSAWLCMKYEIAAMQQAGGGAIVNASSVDGERAFPWDPIYSAAKHGVLGLTKSAAMQYASQGIRINAVCPGWIRTPPVEDMIARDPEAEGRMLTHQPIGRLGSPAEVANAVVWLCSDRASLVCGAALAVDGGYLVV; from the coding sequence ATGGGACAGCTAGAGGGAAAAGTCGCGCTGGTAACGGGCGCGAGCAGCGGGATCGGGCTGGCGGCGGCCATGGCCATGGCGCAGGAGGGCGCGAAGGTGGTGCTGGCCAGCCGCGGACAGCAGGCCGGGCTGGCCGCCGCCGAGCAGATCCGCGCCGCCGGGGGTGAGGCCACCTGGTTCCAGGCCGACGTGGCGCAGGCCGCCCAGGTCGAGGCGATGGTCGCCTTCACGCTGGCCACCTACGGGCGGCTCGACTGCGCCTTCAACAACGGCGGCAGCGGCGGCGGCGGCGGCTGGCTGGCCGAGCAGCAGGAGGGCGACTGGAATGCGACCATTGACGGCTTCCTGAAGAGCGCGTGGCTATGCATGAAGTACGAGATCGCCGCCATGCAGCAGGCGGGCGGCGGCGCGATCGTCAACGCCTCGTCGGTCGATGGCGAGCGCGCCTTCCCCTGGGATCCGATCTACTCGGCGGCCAAGCACGGCGTGCTCGGCCTCACCAAATCAGCCGCGATGCAGTACGCCAGCCAGGGCATCCGCATCAACGCCGTGTGCCCCGGCTGGATCAGGACGCCGCCGGTGGAGGACATGATCGCCCGCGACCCCGAGGCCGAGGGCCGCATGCTCACCCACCAGCCGATCGGGCGGCTCGGCAGCCCCGCCGAGGTGGCCAACGCCGTGGTCTGGCTCTGCTCCGACCGTGCCTCGCTGGTGTGCGGCGCGGCGCTGGCGGTGGATGGCGGCTACCTGGTGGTCTAG
- a CDS encoding esterase-like activity of phytase family protein — protein MSGALVGLRAAAASGAGEPSAATPQIASKATLATIALKDVPGQQIANDRGMKLGGVGSDLFHGPGDAPGEYWMITDRGPNGQIKVSGKNRRTFPVPDFNPTILHVRAEGDSLALLGTIPISTSAGLPVTGLSNLADKDETPYDYTAQTKLDFNQSGLDPEGLVRTSEGEFWLAEEYRPSLVHLDATGRVLKRYIPAGIALPEAGYPVSDTLPAIFDRRKSNRGFEGLGISPDEQTLYIALQSSLSNPTKSDGEGSRNTRILAFDIASQRVTAEYVYQFDEAASFDPATAALENPRDEMKISGVMATGPDTLVVLERTDAVAKLYQVTLSAEANILGSKWDDAATAPSLEQQEDLAAAQVVALPKTLVADLSADAAVPGKIEGAIKIGPGTYAIANDNDFDIGTFDDAGNNVGAGTTSSLLVVKTLRELFLPVVTR, from the coding sequence ATGTCGGGCGCGCTGGTGGGGCTGCGCGCCGCCGCCGCATCCGGCGCGGGCGAGCCGAGCGCCGCCACGCCGCAGATCGCATCCAAGGCCACCCTGGCCACTATCGCGCTGAAGGACGTGCCCGGCCAGCAGATCGCCAACGACCGTGGCATGAAGCTGGGCGGCGTGGGCAGCGACCTGTTCCACGGCCCCGGCGACGCCCCAGGCGAGTACTGGATGATCACCGACCGTGGCCCCAACGGCCAGATCAAGGTCTCGGGCAAAAACCGCCGCACCTTCCCCGTGCCCGACTTCAACCCCACCATCTTGCACGTGCGCGCCGAGGGCGACAGCCTGGCGCTGCTGGGCACCATCCCGATCAGCACCAGCGCGGGCCTGCCCGTCACCGGCCTCTCCAACCTGGCCGACAAGGACGAGACGCCCTACGACTACACCGCCCAGACCAAGCTCGATTTCAACCAGAGCGGCCTCGACCCCGAGGGCCTGGTGCGCACCAGCGAGGGCGAGTTCTGGCTGGCCGAGGAGTACCGGCCCTCGCTGGTGCACCTGGATGCCACGGGCCGCGTGCTGAAGCGCTACATCCCGGCGGGCATCGCGCTGCCCGAGGCCGGCTACCCCGTGAGCGACACGCTGCCCGCGATCTTCGACAGGCGCAAGTCCAACCGTGGCTTCGAGGGCCTGGGCATCAGCCCCGACGAGCAGACGCTCTACATCGCGCTGCAAAGCTCGCTCTCCAACCCCACCAAGAGCGACGGCGAAGGCTCGCGCAACACCCGCATCCTGGCCTTCGACATCGCCAGCCAGCGTGTGACCGCCGAGTATGTCTACCAGTTCGACGAGGCCGCCAGCTTCGACCCGGCCACCGCCGCGCTGGAGAACCCGCGCGACGAGATGAAGATCTCGGGCGTGATGGCGACTGGCCCCGACACGCTGGTGGTGCTGGAGCGCACCGACGCGGTGGCCAAGCTCTACCAGGTGACGCTCAGCGCCGAGGCCAACATCCTCGGCTCGAAGTGGGATGACGCGGCCACCGCGCCCAGCCTGGAGCAGCAGGAGGATCTGGCCGCCGCGCAGGTGGTGGCACTGCCCAAGACGCTGGTGGCCGATCTCTCCGCCGACGCCGCTGTGCCCGGCAAGATCGAGGGCGCGATCAAGATCGGCCCGGGCACCTACGCCATCGCCAACGACAACGACTTCGACATCGGCACGTTTGATGATGCGGGGAACAATGTGGGGGCGGGCACAACAAGCTCGCTGCTGGTAGTAAAGACGCTGCGCGAGCTGTTTTTGCCCGTGGTGACGCGGTAG
- a CDS encoding response regulator transcription factor: protein MIGVMGELPTIFVVDDDPAIRQAITALLEQEGYRVATASTGGQAIARLAAAPPPALVVLDVMLPERSGYEVCQRIQALPAPVPVLMLSARDELADRVYGLELGATDYLTKPFEPSELLARVRSLLRFRERASAADRAQPLLAGPLAMWPAEHRAEAGGQPLDLPPKEWQLLETLLRSPGVVLGRETLLRQVWGYDFAGDTRTVDVHIQRLRARLDIAGCGDLIQTVRGFGYRLTIPHVPHAAD from the coding sequence ATGATAGGTGTTATGGGCGAACTCCCAACGATCTTTGTGGTGGATGACGACCCCGCCATCCGCCAGGCCATCACGGCGCTGCTGGAGCAGGAGGGCTACCGTGTGGCCACGGCCAGCACCGGCGGGCAGGCCATAGCGCGGCTCGCCGCCGCGCCGCCGCCCGCGCTGGTGGTGCTGGATGTGATGCTGCCCGAGCGCAGCGGCTACGAGGTCTGCCAGCGCATCCAGGCCCTGCCCGCGCCTGTGCCCGTGCTGATGCTCTCGGCCCGCGACGAGCTGGCCGACCGCGTGTACGGGCTGGAGCTAGGCGCGACCGACTACCTGACCAAGCCCTTCGAGCCGAGCGAGCTGCTGGCGCGGGTGCGCTCGCTGCTGCGCTTCCGCGAGCGGGCCAGCGCGGCGGATCGCGCCCAGCCGCTGCTGGCCGGGCCGCTGGCCATGTGGCCCGCCGAGCACCGCGCCGAGGCGGGCGGCCAGCCGCTTGACCTGCCACCCAAGGAGTGGCAGCTGCTGGAGACGCTGCTGCGCAGCCCCGGCGTGGTGCTTGGCCGCGAGACGCTGCTGCGCCAGGTGTGGGGCTACGACTTTGCGGGCGACACCCGCACAGTGGATGTGCACATCCAGCGCCTGCGCGCGCGGCTTGACATAGCTGGCTGCGGCGATCTCATCCAGACCGTGCGCGGCTTTGGCTACCGCCTGACGATCCCCCACGTTCCCCATGCTGCTGATTGA